GAGAAAGGCATCTGGAATCTGCCCTATATTACCAACATGGGCGCCAGAAACATCGTCGTCGGCGCGCCTCCTGCTCCAGCGCCTCCAGCGGGCGCCGAGCGTGGCAGAGGCGGTGGTGGTGGTGGAGGTGGCGGCGGGCAACGCGGCGGAGCTCCCTCCGAGCCGTGGGTCCCCTTTAAGCCCTGGGCTGCAGCTCTCTATAATTATCATTCGATGAACGAGACGAAGTACGATCCGGAAAGCATGTGCACTCCTCCGGGTGGACCCCGCATGCAGGCTACGCCGTATCCCATGGAGATCATCCAGATCCCTTCCGAAAAGCGCGTCTTCATCGTTTATGAAGGTGGAACACACGTCTGGCGCGAGATCTATATGGACGGCCGTCCGCACCCCGGACCGAAAAGCTTCGATGGCTCCCATCTCTGGATGGGCCACTCTGTCGGCCATTATGAAGACAACGGCCAGACGCTCGTCGTCGATATCGTGGGCTTCAACGAAGGAACCACAATCGACTACTTCGGCCACCCGCATACGGACCAGCTGCATGTCGTCGAACGATTCAGTCGTCCGAACAAGGGCACGCTCCACTACCAGGCTCTCATTGACGATCCGGGCGCTTATACCAAGCCCTGGAGCGTCGCGTGGGATATTCAGTGGAATCCTACAGGCGAACTTATCGAGTACATCTGCCAGGGGAACAATCAGTATCTGAATCACCTGAAAGATGACTTCGGAGAGCCCGTATTGCTCCGGCAGCAGTAGCCGGTATTTCTACAAAGAGAAAAAAAGGGGCGTCTCCCTATTTCCGCGAACTTCAGCGGAAATAGGGAGACGCCCCCTTTTTTCTCTTGCCCCCTCTTTTTATTAAGGGAAGTTAATTTTGACCTAATGGGTTCTTAATGGTCGCGGCGATACATTGGACTCGCTGTCATGGTTGTTACCCTGGCAGTAATGAAAATCGGGAGAGACCAATGAAGAAGCTTACGACCATGATGTTTGCAGCCGTGATCGCTGTTGCCCTATCTATGCCTGCCTTAGCCCAGACCGCCGGTACCGGATCATCGACGGCGCCTGCCAAGAAGACCACAACCGACAGCAAGGATAAGAAGACCGCGAAAAAAGCTACGCCGAAGAAAAAGACCAGCACGAAGAAGACGAACGACAGCAAGACCACAAGTTCCACGGACAAGAAGTAAGACCGGCAGTAGCCTTAACGAAAAATCTGGGGACAGACACAGATTCGCAAAGCAGAATCCGGTGTCAGCCCCCAGATTTCATTTGGACCCTATTTTACAGGGCGAACAGGTCGATATAGGACCGAATCTGACCGCTCTTCACCGCGGCCAGTGTTTCCTGCATTGACGCCAGTACGTTCGGCGCCCGCATTCCGCCTCCAGCGAATCCCCTGACGCCACCCCCTGCCGATCGGATAAACGTGCTTGATGCATCCAGCGGTAGAGTGGCGGCGTTGTTATAAAAATTCGTCCAGCCGCCGTTCTCATTGCCATTTCCCTGGAACAGATACTGTTCAACGTTGGATAAGTAAAACGCAGTAACCGTCGCGTTGTGATCCTTCAAATACTTTCCAACCGACCGGATAGCCTTGGGTCCGCCGAAGTCTCCAGTCAGGGGGACGATCAGGTTCTTCATTTCCAGATCCCGCAGAAAGCGGTAATGCTCTTCGTTTGCAAGATAGCTTCGCTTTTCGCCCTTCAGATCGGTTGCGACCATCAATTCGGTATAGTTCGGCATTCCACCTCGTCCACGTCCGCGCAAGCTGCCGCCGGAGTTGTAATCCATTTCCGGACCGAAGCTGTGGAACACGGTATAGACATGCGCAATACCGTCTTGATCCTCAGGCGTCAGGCCAAACTTGTGTTTTGTGAGGAGGAGGTCTTTGATGTCCTGAAGATTTTTCTGAAACGCAGCATTGTCCAGCGGCTCTGCCGCCGCGAACGCATTGAAGAGGTCGTCGACTGTGGATTTTTCGGTCAACCCTGCAGGCCGCTTAACTGAAAACAGCCGCGCGAGGAAATCGGCGCGATTGGGCGACAATTCGAATACCGCCCGATAGAGCATGTGTTCGAGCATGTTCTGGTGGCGTATGTCGACAATGAACGCCATCTTCGGCCGGATTCCGGCGATGTACGTAAAGTTTTGTTCGGGCCCGACACCCATGTAAACGCCGCCGGGTTTCGTCGTCTGCTGGAGGGTCGGGATTACAGCCTGGAATCCGGTCTCGTTGGAAAGGAAATTCTCGGACTGGAAAGCGCCGCCATCCTCGGAAGAACTATCGATCAGTTTCCAGAATGCATCGTCCGGAAGCTGGTTGGGCAGCGTGTCGGCAGCGCGCAGTGCCGTTGAAGAGAACACGAGCGCCGCGATAATCGAGAGCAGCGCGAAAGGAAATCGGATCCGCATGCAGGAAGACCTCCACTCTATTCTTGATGTGGCGATACAGTATCACAGAACCTGAACGTCGAAATTATGGCCTTCCCACTCGCCGTTGGCCCAACGGAGGGTGAATTCCAGCTTCGTTCCCGGCGCCAGCCCGGTTGTGGGAATATCGACGAAGCAGACACCTACATTGGTCGGAATGGTCAGATTCTCTTTCTGTGTAGTCCACACACTGGACGTCCACACCACAGTTGCAGGCGTCAAGAGTTCGATGCGGAGCGTAAACCCGGCCGGAACGGAAGTACTCTTCTGGTTGAACCGCCACACGACGTATTTAACCGTTTTCTTATCGATCAGATAACGCTGTGCTGTTTGCGGCGGCATGTCGAACACGCGTCCATCCCGGAGAGAACGGAGCAACTTGATGTATTCCGCATGGGCCCACATGAGGGGCATGGCTGAGCCCGACGGCTTGCCATTGAAGAGTTCGAGTTGCGGCATATCTTCTGCGTCCCAGACCTGTTCAGGAAGGAATCCTCCCGGACTGGTTTGCGCTTCCAGGACGTGAAGCAGCCGCTCTGCCGCGGTCATGTCGCCGCGGGCAATTTCGTAGTGGGCGCGCTCGCCGGCGAGCAGCGGCCAGCCGCGTCCGGTACCGGTGCCGTCAAATGGACTGCCGTCGCTGTGTTCGCCGTAACCGTCCTCGTTGTAGCGATGCCAGACCGGGCCGGTCTTTGTGTCGCTCTTCAATGTGGCATCAATGAGGCGAACCGTGTTCAGGATGCGTGGATCGTCGGCCGCACGCAGTCCGAATCGGACCAATGCCAGCGCATCGGGGCTGACCACGTTTGCCGCCCTTTCGGAACTCTGGTCCGGGGTTCGATTCTTGATTGGAACAAAACCGAGATACGGCGAAGCCGCATCGGCGACATCCGCGGATCCGATACGCACATAATATCCGTCAACTCCGTGCTGCCTGCACAGGCTGGAGTCGTTGACGTAAGTCCATCTTTCGATGTTCCCATTCCAGATGTCTGCCGTTTCGCGCAGATACGCGGCGGTGCCGGACTCCCCGCTTTCATCGGCGAAGTCTGCCGCCGCCAGGAGCGCCGCGATTTCGACGGCAAGTGTGAACGGGGAATATCCGGCGTCTTCCTCCCAACGATCTTCGGGAGTCACCGGCCCATTGCAGACAAGATACGTTGCCGCCCGGCGCACTGCCGGCCAGACATCCAGCTTGTGGAGACCGCCTGCGCGGCGGAGCGCGTCCGCCAGGAGTATTGGAAAGGCCGTTTCATCCATCTGTATCCCGGTCCAATAGGGTGTGCCTTCCAGCCACATATTCTGCGGCCAATGACCGTCGGGTTCCTGCGTTGAGAGAAGGTAAACCAGCACCTGATATGCGCCTTCGAGGTCGCCAGAAGCCAGTAACGCGCCCGCACCTTCGACTTGATCGCGAGTCCAGACCAGATGGTAGCCGCCGAGATCGTTGTCGCCCTTCGCGAAGCCCCAGGGAATCGAAGGGCTTGCGATGATACCGCCGGGAATATCTTTCGATTCGCACGCTTTGAGCAGCGCCGTACTCACCCGATAGTAGTTGATGCCGTTCGACGACTTGTCGAGCGGCTCGAGCTTCATTTGATAATGCTGCCAGTCTTCAACGTACATCTCAACGGCGTCCTCAAACGGCTGGATGAGTGAACTCAAGGCCTGTTGGCCGGCCTCCGAACCGTCGCGTCCAAAGCCGAGAGCCAGCGTGAATTCGCCATTCGAGGGAAGCGAGATTTCTCCGGTGAGCGCAATATTTCCATCGAGGGCTTCGTCGAAGAACCACGTCATGCGGTTATGCGTGCTGATGTCCTGCCAGCCGTCGCTGAAGCCCACATAGCCGCAACTCATTGCGGAAAAAGATGTCGAACAGGCGAGCGCGAGGGCGGTTGAGTTTCGTTGCGCGAAAAGCATCGGCATGCCCTTGTGCCGGCCGGTCCAGCCGCGGTTTCCGAATCCCTGGTTCTGGAGATGCGGCGCCAGCAGCGCATACACGTGATAGTCCTGCATTGCGCCCTGCAACGCTTCAAAGCGGATATGCTGCAGCACGACATCGCGGCGGGGATCCGCGATCACGGTTTTATGTAACCGGTAGCGGCCCTCTTTGCAGGTATTCGTCAATAAATAGCCGGGCACACCCGGCGCGATCGGAGTAGTGGTGCTCTCGGTGTCCCGTTTCTCCTCGGAGAAGAAGCGGGAACCGTCCGTGATGAGCAGTCCAAGGTCGCGTGTGTTCGGCTGGTCGATAAAAGGAAAATAAACTTCATCGAGGATGCCGTGCGAAATCGTGAACCACACGCGGCTGTTCGTCCCTGCCGAAGTTCCTGCACCTGTTTTGGCGCTGGATGTCCATGTCGGAGAGATGCCGGGGCGGCCGGGAGGAACAGAATTAGTCATTTCCATCCACGATCCCACATCGCGCATGGAAGCTCAAATGCTTCTTGCTCCGGGGACGCGCGATGGTCGAAAAACGCAGACAATTCCGCGGACGGTTCGTCAAAACCCTTGGGTTCAGCACGGGATTGGCGATTATCGCCATATCGATTTTACTGGGTTGGTACGCCGTAGCGGCCGCAGCGCCGGTAAATGCTGTCACTCGAAAGGTAGTCAA
The genomic region above belongs to Terriglobia bacterium and contains:
- a CDS encoding glucan 1,4-alpha-glucosidase, with amino-acid sequence MTNSVPPGRPGISPTWTSSAKTGAGTSAGTNSRVWFTISHGILDEVYFPFIDQPNTRDLGLLITDGSRFFSEEKRDTESTTTPIAPGVPGYLLTNTCKEGRYRLHKTVIADPRRDVVLQHIRFEALQGAMQDYHVYALLAPHLQNQGFGNRGWTGRHKGMPMLFAQRNSTALALACSTSFSAMSCGYVGFSDGWQDISTHNRMTWFFDEALDGNIALTGEISLPSNGEFTLALGFGRDGSEAGQQALSSLIQPFEDAVEMYVEDWQHYQMKLEPLDKSSNGINYYRVSTALLKACESKDIPGGIIASPSIPWGFAKGDNDLGGYHLVWTRDQVEGAGALLASGDLEGAYQVLVYLLSTQEPDGHWPQNMWLEGTPYWTGIQMDETAFPILLADALRRAGGLHKLDVWPAVRRAATYLVCNGPVTPEDRWEEDAGYSPFTLAVEIAALLAAADFADESGESGTAAYLRETADIWNGNIERWTYVNDSSLCRQHGVDGYYVRIGSADVADAASPYLGFVPIKNRTPDQSSERAANVVSPDALALVRFGLRAADDPRILNTVRLIDATLKSDTKTGPVWHRYNEDGYGEHSDGSPFDGTGTGRGWPLLAGERAHYEIARGDMTAAERLLHVLEAQTSPGGFLPEQVWDAEDMPQLELFNGKPSGSAMPLMWAHAEYIKLLRSLRDGRVFDMPPQTAQRYLIDKKTVKYVVWRFNQKSTSVPAGFTLRIELLTPATVVWTSSVWTTQKENLTIPTNVGVCFVDIPTTGLAPGTKLEFTLRWANGEWEGHNFDVQVL